GGATTTGAATTATGCTGAGGCTCAGAACCTGATACATCATCTTCTTCACCTTGAGCAGTGTCCTTACTTTCTTTGGATTGTCGAGGGAGCAAAGTCATGTTAAGACAACATTCACAACCGCTTAAGTTGACAAATTTTTCATGaatccaataataaatcatggaaagtaacTTGAACAAAGCTGAATAACACACAATCATATCTCATGAATTTGTAAGTtctaatcataaaaataatgttAGTCCGAATGCCTTCATAGTTTTATCACTTTATGCATACACACATAACAGATACGTAGAATTTACAAAgagatttatttttgaataaaatcgTTTGAAGCCTCCCATATTTCAACCGAACATAGTTTGTGGATTtaaccaaataaataaataaataatttctagTTTCACTTGGGAGGGAAACAACTGAAACTGAAATTTAGGTAAGCATAGAAAATAACAAAGCAGTAAAGCGTTTCATACCTAGCTTtactttctttttgaattttgcGAATCTCCTCGTCTTGTTGTATACCCTGTGAAGCGCAAGCTTCGATTAAGCACAAACTACTTATCCAATAACAAAAAcggattttaattttgatgaattgAACGGAGAGAAAAACAGGGTGAAATAAGGAAAGACCTGCAGAGCTGTGAATTCCTCAGGGGCGTCGGAATCACTATCTTCTCTGTCAAACATTATTGAATATTGATGCAATTTCGAGTttgaatctctctctctctctctctctctctcctgtGGAATCGAATTAATAAGAGCTAGGGTTTAAGCTGGTtcagcatgttttaatttttccgTCATTGTTACCCTTGTGAGGAATTGGGCCTGAAATCTTTTATTGGGTCAATAGACTTATTGGCAGTTTCTATGGACACTCTCTAAACAGGatattaaagacaaaaaaaagatgttCAACGCACACAAGGCCTTGACGTGTATTAGTAGTAGGGGTTTTCATGGCCGGCTCGGCCCTAAACATTTTAACGGGCTAATTTTGTATGATTTCACGAGTATAAGATCAAGTAAAGGTCTCAAAAATCTCcgtttctaaaccaaaaaaacaaaatatttcaaaaataaattcggCCATTATTTTGAGTCGGGTCTGTACTAAGGCAAACCTAACTTCACTCGACCCATGTGCACCCTAAAAGAactgaaaaatatatatatgtttttatcgaaaaaaagatatatatgttttaaattaattttaatattatgttatatttatcataagttttttattttatttttaatcatacttattgaattagaaaataattcaaAGAAGCATTGGACAAATTCAAGTTCAAATAAGAATATCAACTTTTTGGTAACAGGtttcttctttataaataaatgtatcataaataagttttttttataaattattgttaaaacttTAAAGACCTGGTTTTCACTCGATTTGGACTCGATATAGTTATGACTCGAAAATGTTTAGATTTTATTGGGTCTATAACTGAGTTAGAGTTTAAAAAATAGACCCAATATATATTTAGAGTCGGATTTGGGTCAGAACAAACTCGGTTTCACTCGGCTATAAACACCCCTAAATAGTATTaatgatctttgtcttgctatGTGCATTTGGATTTGAGACTTGTCTGAAATTAGCAGtggatgaaaaatttttaatgttagATGTGTGAATGTTGTGATGTTAATAGCTAAAGTTAGGAGCTATCCAAtctattttcgaatttctttaAGTAATCAATTAAGATGTAGTCAATtagccattttttattttttatttttgaataaaatatgaatttaaactATTAcgaaagaaatttaaaatttaaataaaaagaaatatctaaaataaaaaatatttaaaattattttaaaaaatttaaaattattataaaaattcttaattaaaaaaaaacatttaaattgTACCCAAAAAATCTAAAtcctaacaaaaaaataactaaaattattttaaaaatgtcaaaacctaacaaaataaaacatccaaaaactaagtaaaaaacatctaaaactatttaaaaagtccaaaatccaaaaagaagaaatataaaaaacataagAAAATGAAATATCTGTCAAAACTTAAGAGAAAGAAACATCCAAAACTAGTAAAAAGAATAATCCATGAAAATTACTGTGTTTGGGAAGGTAGGACTGCGGCGGTGATCGAAGAAGCTGCGTTCACGAGTGGAGGACAACGGCGGGGCGTTCGTGAGGGGAAGACAGTGGCCGTGCTTGACGGTACTGCATTCGCAAGGGGTAGGGAGCGGCGGTGATACATTCGTGAGGGGGAGGGCACTGCAGTGATGGTCGGCAGCACTGCAAGTCCTGTTGCAAGGATTGTCGCATGCGATAGTGTTGGACGAAGATGGAACAGCGCCGCCAAGACACGCCGTGGAAAGAGAGGACGCAAGAGCAGGACAGTTCTAATTAAGTATAATGTTGTAGGGGCAAATGCTCCTactataatttagaattttttttagtagtaCATGATAGTAATATTTATTTGTctctattaaattattaaatttgacccgATAATAATTTTTACTCAACTTTTGGTACTTAACAATCAATTTAAGAACTTCATATTAGATATTTGTcagaatgatcaattctcaaatTTAAACAAGATTAGCATTCTTTCTTAAAAATCGAGtcaaaagaatattatttatcttcttttaaaattagctTTAGTTTTTCTATAGTAActactttaattaaaaaaaatttctaactaTAAATATCAATAAGAATCGACTTCTAATTATATTGGAAAATGAAtttctaaataattatttagtgatatatatatatatatatatattaaaaatataaaacttgaagaagtagaattttaaattatttgttattattttactattttaatttattggttaaataatttaaaaaatatttctattttataacatcatagtataattataaaaattattattatattgtatatattttgttcCCACTGAAAAAATTTTCTAGATCCGTCACTGGTTGCACATATGGAGTCCCTTGGTGAATTGCCCTCTGTTTGGTCTTACGTCACACGCATGGAGTTTCACGtgtgtacataaaaaataactacttgtataaaatatatattaaaatataagatacacattaaaaatgaattaaataatgcatgtgtttatatataaatatataatgctTAATAACTATTTGATTCtttatatacacataatatttttattataaaaattattgttatgttatataaattttgtctATATTGTCAAAATTCTTTATATTTGTCATTGCACAGGAGCGACTATTAGGCGCAGCGAAAATGGACGATGCATGGGTAAGTGGCACACGTGTTGGATGGGAGGCCGCGAGGACGACTCGCAAACGCGAGAGAGGACGGAAGATACAGTGGCAAGTGACCCAAATGCGATGGAGGGAAGGATGCAGGTGGAAGAACAAAAATTGTCAATGGAAATTATAATTTCGGAGAAGAATAATCGGAACAGGAGGCTAAAATAAGGGTAAATGTTATATAGTCCGTATTTCTAAacttaattctatttttttaattttaaaattaaatttttaaaaaattatttaagtagGCTGCATATATAGTtagttttgtaaattttttttatcaattaattaaaaatattgtaaaagaaaaataacaaatgaCCATAGTAAACAAAACCTGAGCCCAAATTACGAAACTTTTACCATAATACTTTAGTAAATGGCTAATTAGCGATCATCATCATATTGTGTTGCGTGGTTATATAATGTTAAACAGGTGTTT
The Arachis duranensis cultivar V14167 chromosome 5, aradu.V14167.gnm2.J7QH, whole genome shotgun sequence genome window above contains:
- the LOC107487914 gene encoding uncharacterized protein LOC107487914, translating into MFDREDSDSDAPEEFTALQGIQQDEEIRKIQKESKARYETLYCFVIFYAYLNFSFTLFKLLSMIYYWIHEKFVNLSGCECCLNMTLLPRQSKESKDTAQGEEDDVSGSEPQHNSNPASGFLPDDIVKMLAAREKQVFLPDSDEEKEKAKTNLATSKKRKSKNSGLEPVILSELGPPQCVQGALEFLKKRKMSVQRSSSALNNSNRAFRLLSKSGVILQK